The Candidatus Hydrogenedens sp. genome contains a region encoding:
- a CDS encoding DUF4965 domain-containing protein yields the protein MLMTFMILNITGYFMLQATELPPNFRPPAIPLVVHDPYTSIWSFSDTLTEQWSNHWTGKTRTMVGLLIVDGKLYRFIGPPEVGGEAIQTKSCQVYPTRTIYQYEGAGVAFKLTFITPMLAENFRWLTAPISYVEFELSSIDGNAHKAVVYFDIGTDWCVDTEQQTVQCERQTSPQGLTLLKAGTVDQPILEKAGDNRRIDWGYLYLTSSTNQKIKTSIGERKSIINTWTQSTLLPEKDSNTAPQEVGENPVALAVSIPIDISPQAKESRYIVVGYDDIYSIEFMHERLRPWCWKEFGDNFAQLLDEAYKEFPTLKQKCEEWDSFLINESAKQVSPEYALLVGLTYRHVLGSGKVVVGKDNTPWFFHKECFSNGCIATVDVSYPASPFFALFTPSLLRGMLEPVFRFAQTPEWTFDFAPHDVGTYPKANGQVYGKEKNVFILERQMPVEECGNMILMTALYSEITGKIDYAREYWELLEQWANYLKNHGGDPENQLCTDDFAGHLAHNTNLSLKAIVAIGAFAKMCQQRHLATAQDWEQLAKKMAQDWIERAKDNDHFRLTFDKSDTWSMKYNLVWDAILELNLFPTEIKKMEMEYYKTKQNQYGLPLDCRKDYTKTDWLIWCATLTQDKDDFLSLYLPFYRFMNETPDRIPLTDWYDTKTGKCVGFRARPVIGGVYIPFLYNRNLWQTIANKDMYK from the coding sequence ATGCTAATGACCTTTATGATACTAAACATAACAGGCTATTTTATGCTTCAAGCAACAGAACTTCCTCCTAATTTTCGTCCACCTGCAATACCTTTAGTTGTCCATGACCCATATACAAGCATTTGGAGTTTCTCTGATACCTTAACTGAGCAATGGAGTAACCACTGGACAGGCAAAACCAGAACCATGGTTGGACTTCTTATAGTGGATGGAAAACTATATCGTTTTATAGGTCCTCCAGAGGTAGGAGGTGAAGCAATTCAAACAAAGTCATGTCAGGTATATCCAACCAGAACAATTTACCAATATGAAGGGGCTGGTGTTGCTTTTAAGTTAACATTTATTACACCTATGCTCGCTGAAAATTTTCGTTGGCTAACTGCTCCTATTTCTTATGTTGAATTTGAATTATCATCAATAGATGGCAATGCTCATAAAGCAGTGGTTTACTTTGACATAGGTACAGATTGGTGTGTAGACACTGAACAGCAGACAGTCCAATGTGAAAGACAAACATCACCGCAAGGTTTAACATTACTGAAAGCAGGCACCGTTGACCAGCCTATTCTTGAAAAAGCAGGGGATAACAGGAGAATAGACTGGGGTTATCTATATCTAACATCTTCTACAAACCAGAAAATAAAAACATCCATTGGCGAGCGAAAATCCATAATAAATACATGGACACAATCTACATTACTGCCAGAAAAAGATAGCAATACTGCACCCCAGGAAGTGGGCGAAAATCCTGTAGCATTGGCAGTGTCTATACCAATAGATATATCACCACAAGCCAAAGAATCGAGATACATAGTGGTTGGTTATGATGACATTTATTCTATCGAGTTTATGCATGAAAGACTTAGACCTTGGTGTTGGAAAGAATTTGGTGATAACTTTGCTCAACTGTTAGATGAAGCTTACAAAGAATTCCCCACCTTAAAACAGAAGTGTGAAGAATGGGATTCCTTTTTAATAAACGAATCTGCCAAACAAGTAAGTCCTGAATATGCATTATTGGTAGGCTTAACGTATAGGCACGTTTTGGGGAGTGGAAAAGTAGTTGTTGGGAAAGATAATACCCCATGGTTTTTTCATAAAGAATGCTTTTCTAACGGCTGTATTGCTACGGTAGATGTCTCCTATCCTGCATCACCTTTCTTTGCTTTATTTACCCCATCTTTACTGCGTGGTATGCTTGAACCTGTTTTCAGATTTGCCCAAACACCCGAATGGACATTTGATTTTGCACCCCATGATGTTGGAACTTATCCAAAAGCTAACGGTCAAGTTTACGGGAAAGAGAAGAATGTTTTCATATTAGAAAGACAAATGCCTGTAGAAGAATGTGGAAACATGATATTGATGACCGCCTTATACTCAGAAATTACAGGCAAAATCGATTACGCTCGAGAGTATTGGGAACTTCTTGAGCAGTGGGCAAATTATCTGAAGAACCACGGTGGAGATCCTGAAAATCAACTATGTACCGATGATTTTGCGGGACATCTTGCACATAATACTAACTTGTCGCTAAAAGCAATAGTTGCTATAGGTGCCTTCGCAAAAATGTGTCAACAACGGCACCTTGCAACTGCCCAAGATTGGGAGCAATTAGCAAAAAAGATGGCACAAGATTGGATTGAACGTGCAAAAGATAATGACCATTTTCGACTTACTTTCGACAAAAGTGACACATGGAGTATGAAATACAACCTTGTATGGGATGCCATTCTGGAACTTAATTTGTTTCCAACAGAAATAAAAAAGATGGAGATGGAATATTACAAAACAAAACAAAATCAATATGGGCTACCTCTGGATTGTCGTAAAGACTATACAAAAACAGATTGGTTAATATGGTGTGCAACATTAACACAAGACAAAGATGATTTTTTATCGCTATACCTGCCATTTTATCGTTTTATGAATGAAACCCCTGACCGTATCCCATTAACAGATTGGTACGACACAAAAACAGGTAAATGCGTTGGATTCCGTGCCCGACCTGTTATTGGTGGTGTTTACATCCCATTTCTCTATAACCGCAATCTATGGCAAACCATCGCCAATAAAGATATGTATAAATAA
- a CDS encoding GLUG motif-containing protein → MTKFVNLKTNMFLLASLLICITYASHAIPIEISSVSDFLKIGKDANYPLSAEYILKVDLDFTGSQTWNDDKGFEPIGTEEKPFTGKFDGNLHKIMGVYINRPSTDNVGIFGVIGKDGEVYNLAVDKSTIVGKDRVAVLVGYNKGSIQNCYVLGVGEGQNGIGLFSGQNEGTIKNSFAMGYIKGNTWVGGFTGRNEGGEISYCYFVGKLYGLTLYGGFTGVNNGGEINYCYWDREVAGITNSAGGISKTTAQMKKKDTYEEWDFTNIWDIKTNTNYPYIKTLGEVSFPTPPKKNISTIDELQKIGESLEYPWFGIYELTKDIDATSTKTWNNGKGFQPIIPFGGELNGEGKKISNLYINRKSEDYVGLIGRLVSGGKVSLLNLENCKIVGNWKVGSIVGQSDNGSIENCTVSGKTSDNTVIGNTYVGGIVGLISRGTVAVCSYTGTVEGYDTVGGVIGKNERASITVCDSTGLVKGDFVSGGLLGWNSNGTVSESYSIATLDKNGSEYVGGFVGLNDKKILNCYAKGNVTAYNFLGGFAGVNSGDINNCYSIGIVTATNSMSPIYAGGFCGYNDKGIIIYSYWDTEVSKQENSDGAQPCTTKEMKCSITYKDWDFNEIWYIKQGTEYPVLRWQGEFEGELEGIDNCEIEGEGITEGAEEGSSGNEGEGTIEGSTEGKKEGEGTKEGGVEGSTEGKKEGAGTTEGTTEGEGTKEAENAKCGCDLFKGKSFTNFWKYIFDFIIIGMLLSIMSGMYIKKK, encoded by the coding sequence ATGACCAAATTTGTGAACTTAAAAACTAACATGTTTCTTCTTGCAAGCTTATTAATATGTATTACCTATGCTTCGCATGCCATCCCTATTGAAATAAGTAGTGTATCCGATTTTTTAAAAATTGGGAAGGATGCTAATTATCCTCTGTCCGCAGAATATATTTTAAAGGTAGATTTGGATTTTACTGGAAGTCAAACATGGAATGACGATAAGGGTTTTGAACCAATTGGGACAGAAGAAAAGCCTTTTACGGGGAAATTTGACGGAAACTTGCACAAAATTATGGGTGTATACATTAATCGACCGTCTACTGACAATGTTGGAATTTTTGGTGTTATAGGAAAGGATGGGGAAGTATATAACCTGGCTGTTGACAAATCAACTATTGTGGGAAAAGATAGAGTTGCAGTGCTTGTTGGATACAATAAAGGGTCTATTCAAAATTGTTATGTATTAGGTGTGGGAGAAGGACAAAACGGGATAGGCCTTTTTAGTGGTCAAAATGAAGGAACTATAAAAAACTCCTTTGCAATGGGCTATATTAAAGGTAACACCTGGGTCGGTGGATTTACAGGAAGAAATGAAGGCGGAGAAATATCTTATTGTTATTTTGTGGGAAAACTTTATGGATTAACACTTTATGGAGGGTTTACTGGAGTAAACAACGGAGGGGAAATTAATTATTGTTACTGGGACAGGGAAGTGGCAGGAATAACAAACTCTGCTGGTGGAATATCAAAAACCACCGCACAAATGAAAAAGAAAGACACGTATGAGGAATGGGACTTCACGAATATTTGGGATATAAAAACTAATACAAACTATCCTTATATCAAAACATTAGGAGAAGTTTCATTCCCAACTCCACCTAAAAAGAATATTTCTACAATTGATGAACTTCAAAAAATTGGGGAAAGTTTAGAATATCCATGGTTTGGGATATATGAATTAACAAAAGATATTGATGCAACATCAACTAAGACATGGAACAATGGCAAAGGATTTCAACCGATTATACCATTTGGAGGCGAACTAAACGGAGAGGGCAAAAAAATTTCAAACTTATACATAAACCGCAAAAGTGAAGATTATGTAGGGCTTATAGGAAGATTGGTATCAGGTGGAAAAGTATCTCTTTTAAATTTAGAGAATTGTAAAATCGTTGGTAATTGGAAAGTTGGTAGTATTGTTGGACAAAGTGACAATGGCTCTATCGAAAACTGCACTGTTTCTGGGAAGACCTCTGATAATACTGTTATAGGTAATACGTATGTTGGCGGTATTGTTGGTTTAATTTCAAGAGGAACTGTGGCTGTTTGTAGCTACACAGGAACTGTAGAGGGCTACGATACTGTCGGCGGTGTTATTGGTAAAAATGAACGAGCAAGTATAACCGTTTGCGACTCCACTGGTTTAGTAAAAGGTGATTTCGTATCTGGAGGACTTTTAGGATGGAATAGTAATGGAACCGTTTCAGAAAGCTACTCCATTGCAACCTTAGACAAAAACGGTTCAGAATACGTCGGTGGTTTTGTAGGATTAAATGATAAAAAAATATTGAATTGTTACGCTAAAGGGAATGTTACAGCGTATAATTTTTTAGGTGGTTTCGCAGGAGTAAATAGTGGAGATATAAACAATTGCTATTCTATCGGTATTGTTACAGCAACCAATTCAATGTCACCAATTTATGCAGGTGGTTTCTGTGGATATAACGATAAAGGTATTATTATATACTCCTATTGGGACACTGAGGTGTCTAAACAGGAAAATTCAGACGGGGCTCAACCTTGCACAACAAAAGAGATGAAATGTAGTATTACATACAAAGACTGGGATTTCAATGAAATATGGTACATAAAACAAGGTACTGAATATCCAGTTCTACGTTGGCAAGGTGAATTTGAAGGAGAACTGGAAGGAATCGACAACTGTGAAATTGAAGGCGAGGGAATTACAGAGGGTGCCGAGGAAGGCTCCTCAGGAAATGAGGGAGAAGGAACCATAGAAGGCTCTACTGAAGGTAAAAAAGAAGGCGAAGGAACCAAAGAGGGGGGTGTAGAAGGCTCTACCGAAGGCAAAAAAGAAGGAGCGGGAACTACAGAAGGAACAACCGAAGGTGAAGGAACTAAGGAAGCAGAGAATGCAAAATGTGGATGTGACTTATTCAAAGGAAAATCCTTTACAAACTTCTGGAAGTACATCTTTGACTTCATAATTATAGGGATGTTGTTATCTATCATGAGTGGTATGTATATAAAGAAAAAGTAA
- a CDS encoding ABC transporter ATP-binding protein encodes MEVKTVTNQKILLSVKDLTVTLRTRYGNIYPVQKISCSIKEGEIIGIVGESGSGKSVFALSLGRLLPEEITQIEAEELRFLNYDLLNVSERDWRKIRGHFISYVFQDSLVSLNPHLTIGYQIVEPLYIHFNYREDMARQEAVKILKSVQIPDPELRLSMFPHELSGGMRQRVAIAMALITKPKLLIADEPTTALDATLQIQVLNLFRKLHRDNPFTMIIITHDLSLVAGLCSHVWIMYAGKILEQSTITQIFRNPAHPYTFALLSLKRNMGSRRRLESLPGTPPDLKSFSKCCPFVERCPNAVSECLEKDDELTEIAPQHFTSCWRVIEGEINLRL; translated from the coding sequence ATGGAAGTAAAAACTGTTACCAATCAAAAAATCCTGCTATCAGTAAAAGATTTAACGGTTACCCTTCGAACACGGTATGGTAATATCTATCCTGTCCAAAAAATAAGTTGTAGTATCAAGGAAGGAGAAATAATAGGAATTGTTGGCGAATCAGGTTCTGGGAAAAGTGTGTTTGCGTTATCATTAGGTAGGCTTTTACCAGAAGAAATTACCCAGATTGAGGCGGAAGAACTGCGGTTTCTAAATTATGATTTGTTAAATGTGTCTGAACGGGATTGGCGAAAGATACGAGGGCATTTTATTAGTTATGTATTTCAAGATTCGCTTGTATCATTAAATCCTCATTTGACCATTGGTTATCAGATCGTTGAGCCTCTGTATATCCATTTTAATTATAGAGAAGATATGGCACGGCAGGAGGCAGTAAAGATATTAAAATCTGTCCAAATACCTGACCCTGAACTTCGACTTAGTATGTTTCCACATGAACTTTCTGGGGGTATGAGACAACGAGTTGCAATTGCTATGGCATTAATTACAAAGCCAAAGTTACTAATTGCCGATGAACCGACCACTGCATTAGATGCGACTTTGCAAATTCAGGTTTTGAATTTGTTTAGAAAATTACATCGAGATAATCCTTTTACAATGATAATCATCACTCATGACCTCAGTCTTGTTGCTGGACTTTGTAGTCATGTGTGGATTATGTATGCAGGCAAAATTTTGGAACAATCAACGATAACTCAAATTTTTCGTAATCCCGCTCATCCCTATACCTTTGCCCTTCTTTCTCTCAAACGTAATATGGGCTCAAGGAGAAGATTGGAAAGTTTGCCTGGAACTCCCCCAGACCTGAAATCTTTTTCAAAATGTTGTCCTTTTGTGGAGCGTTGTCCCAATGCTGTAAGTGAATGTCTTGAGAAAGATGATGAACTTACTGAGATTGCCCCTCAGCATTTTACATCCTGCTGGCGTGTTATAGAAGGAGAAATAAATCTACGTTTGTAA
- the ndk gene encoding nucleoside-diphosphate kinase, with product MSIQRTFVMIKPDGVARRLIGECIQRFERRGLKLVAIKMQILTREKAEEHYQEHKGKEFYESLISFITSGPTVQMVWEGEDAINQVRNMIGNTNPLKSEPGTIRGDFALITQMNIVHASDKTESAEREIALYFSTGDILQYKTDDEHWLTSK from the coding sequence ATGTCAATACAGCGTACTTTTGTCATGATAAAACCAGATGGTGTTGCCCGGCGGTTAATTGGCGAATGTATACAACGTTTTGAAAGACGTGGACTTAAATTAGTCGCTATAAAGATGCAGATTTTAACCCGTGAAAAGGCAGAAGAACACTATCAAGAGCATAAAGGCAAGGAATTCTACGAAAGCTTGATAAGCTTTATCACCTCAGGACCGACAGTCCAGATGGTTTGGGAAGGTGAAGATGCTATAAATCAGGTTCGGAACATGATTGGTAATACCAATCCATTAAAATCGGAGCCAGGGACTATCCGTGGAGATTTTGCATTGATAACGCAAATGAATATTGTGCACGCATCAGATAAGACGGAATCCGCAGAGCGAGAGATAGCACTTTATTTCTCAACTGGAGATATATTACAATATAAGACAGATGATGAACATTGGCTAACGAGCAAATAA
- a CDS encoding DUF1844 domain-containing protein translates to MSDEEKKIIIDEDWKTKVQKEKEELQKKLEQEKAQKQDTTAGGVNEGDEALTPSFETIVGILTTDAMLALGVIAPQGSQQVIIDLEQAQFFIDLLMILRDKTKGNLSPQEEGILNNSIAQLQEIFLVRNQQYHEAQLRQAGIKPNPQQP, encoded by the coding sequence GTGAGCGACGAAGAGAAGAAAATTATTATTGATGAAGATTGGAAAACAAAAGTCCAAAAAGAAAAAGAAGAACTTCAGAAAAAGTTAGAACAAGAAAAGGCTCAGAAACAAGACACAACCGCTGGTGGAGTTAACGAAGGTGATGAGGCTCTTACCCCGTCCTTCGAAACAATTGTGGGTATTCTTACTACAGATGCGATGTTGGCATTAGGTGTTATTGCTCCTCAAGGGTCTCAACAGGTTATTATTGATTTGGAACAGGCTCAATTCTTTATTGACCTGCTTATGATTCTGCGTGACAAAACAAAGGGAAATCTATCTCCTCAGGAAGAAGGTATTCTTAACAATTCCATCGCTCAATTACAGGAGATTTTCCTTGTTCGCAATCAGCAATACCATGAAGCCCAACTGAGGCAAGCAGGTATAAAACCTAATCCACAACAACCATAA
- a CDS encoding DUF4139 domain-containing protein produces MKQKHFVKLCVLAVFFLMSVTQAQDANLNVKISEVKQSETTLQDQTDVAVTIYNNDRALVREKRKVKLPEGESYLKFMGVPERIIPETVSMKSLTKAGSLRILEQNYEYDLISPSKLMEKYVGKEVKLVNKNKDMDFYEVTAKLLSVNESPVFQVENQIYLGHPGNVVLPELPTELIAKPTLVWMLDNDLEDQELEATYLTSGISWKADYVLVYDEPKSQMDLEGWITLNNNSGATYQNAKLKLVAGEVNIVPVQAPAPVMDRIMVGAAKSMEVREESFAEYHLYTVPRRTTIKQNQSKQVSLLSANGVKANKIYEYRGNTAFYNSQINPIRNENIDAFLLFKNTENNQLGFPLPEGIIRVYQEDSEGMLQFAGEDRIKHTPKDEEVRLRLGKAFDIIGERTQTDFQKLGPNVVECEFEITIRNHKKNDITVDIVEPMMGDWQIVKSSMDYEKKDAFTIIFHLPVKTEGSEKVSYRVRIRF; encoded by the coding sequence ATGAAACAGAAACATTTTGTCAAATTATGTGTGTTGGCTGTGTTTTTTTTAATGTCAGTTACACAGGCTCAGGATGCAAACTTAAATGTAAAAATATCCGAAGTAAAGCAATCAGAGACAACCCTTCAAGACCAGACGGATGTGGCTGTTACAATATATAACAATGACCGTGCTTTGGTACGCGAGAAGCGAAAGGTTAAGTTACCAGAAGGGGAGAGTTATTTGAAATTTATGGGTGTGCCAGAGCGAATCATTCCCGAAACGGTTAGTATGAAGTCTTTAACAAAAGCAGGAAGTCTTCGTATTCTCGAACAAAATTATGAATATGATTTGATTAGCCCATCCAAATTAATGGAGAAGTATGTAGGTAAAGAGGTTAAGTTGGTGAATAAAAACAAAGATATGGATTTTTATGAAGTTACCGCAAAACTGTTAAGTGTGAATGAATCACCTGTATTTCAGGTAGAAAATCAGATTTACTTAGGACATCCAGGGAATGTCGTACTGCCCGAACTTCCAACAGAACTGATTGCGAAGCCCACCTTAGTGTGGATGTTAGATAACGACCTTGAAGACCAGGAATTAGAAGCTACTTATTTAACCTCAGGTATCTCATGGAAGGCCGATTATGTACTTGTTTATGATGAACCTAAAAGTCAGATGGATTTAGAAGGCTGGATAACGCTAAACAATAATTCCGGGGCTACTTATCAAAACGCAAAACTAAAATTGGTAGCAGGAGAAGTAAATATTGTTCCTGTCCAGGCGCCCGCTCCTGTGATGGACCGTATAATGGTAGGTGCGGCAAAGTCTATGGAGGTTCGTGAGGAATCGTTTGCAGAATATCACCTCTATACTGTACCCCGAAGGACAACAATTAAACAAAATCAATCAAAGCAGGTAAGTCTGTTATCTGCCAATGGTGTCAAGGCAAATAAAATTTACGAATATCGTGGCAATACTGCGTTCTATAACAGTCAAATCAACCCTATACGAAATGAAAATATTGATGCTTTTTTACTCTTTAAGAACACAGAAAATAATCAATTAGGTTTTCCCTTACCCGAAGGGATTATCCGGGTATATCAAGAAGATAGCGAAGGAATGTTACAGTTTGCAGGTGAAGACCGTATTAAGCATACACCCAAAGATGAGGAAGTACGGTTACGGTTAGGGAAAGCGTTTGATATAATTGGAGAAAGAACCCAGACAGATTTTCAGAAATTAGGTCCTAATGTTGTAGAATGTGAATTTGAAATTACTATAAGAAATCACAAGAAAAATGATATTACAGTAGATATTGTGGAGCCGATGATGGGCGATTGGCAAATAGTCAAGTCCTCTATGGATTATGAGAAGAAAGATGCTTTTACTATTATTTTCCATTTGCCAGTAAAAACAGAAGGTTCCGAAAAAGTCTCTTATAGGGTTCGGATTCGCTTCTAA
- a CDS encoding NAD(P)H-hydrate epimerase, with protein sequence MQYLTVQQMREADRRCIEELGIPGVVLMNNAGNAVFRELEPGPVTVICGKGNNGGDGFVVARLALVAGWDVKVLLLTDPSNIRGDAEIFMKVYLRLGGKMIACLSDVDVQQSIHQIAKTETCVDALLGTGTKGEVTGLLRTAIENMNRLSNIISVDLPSGMNADTGEICGVCVRARKTVTFQYPKIGFKNPSAKDYLGELVIADIGIPPVCADDNQWFELKQRTSKVNKSDRSGLSDRS encoded by the coding sequence ATGCAATATCTTACTGTCCAGCAAATGCGCGAAGCAGATAGACGCTGTATTGAAGAATTGGGTATCCCTGGTGTTGTTCTAATGAATAACGCTGGTAATGCCGTGTTTAGAGAATTGGAACCAGGACCTGTGACGGTGATATGCGGTAAAGGAAATAATGGTGGAGATGGCTTTGTAGTAGCAAGATTAGCATTGGTGGCTGGATGGGATGTAAAAGTACTTTTACTAACAGACCCTTCCAATATACGTGGTGATGCGGAAATTTTTATGAAGGTATATTTGCGGTTGGGCGGGAAAATGATTGCATGTTTAAGTGATGTAGATGTCCAACAAAGTATACATCAAATTGCCAAAACCGAAACATGTGTAGATGCCCTATTAGGCACAGGGACGAAAGGAGAAGTAACGGGACTTTTGCGGACTGCTATAGAAAATATGAATAGGCTAAGTAATATTATTTCTGTAGACTTGCCTTCAGGTATGAATGCAGATACGGGAGAAATTTGCGGTGTTTGTGTTCGTGCACGAAAAACAGTCACATTCCAATATCCTAAAATTGGATTTAAGAACCCTTCTGCAAAAGATTATCTCGGAGAGTTGGTTATAGCAGATATAGGTATTCCGCCAGTTTGTGCTGATGATAATCAGTGGTTTGAATTAAAACAAAGAACCAGCAAAGTTAATAAGTCAGATAGGTCGGGCTTGTCAGACAGGTCATAA
- the thpR gene encoding RNA 2',3'-cyclic phosphodiesterase, which translates to MSEESYRAFVAIELPAEVRDIVWSSTKPVLGSLKSLVKWVPPENMHLTLRFLGGITLSMSEKLRSNLKKVSIQFAPITFRLSTSGVFPSWREPRVLWVGLDVVKGDLNLLQRRVEQEAQIIGLPQEKQRFHPHITVGRVRTPSPFISNTWKNVKIQSTPEFVVNQITLFKSILNPNGAIYEVVDTFQFNQGE; encoded by the coding sequence ATGAGCGAAGAATCATATCGTGCTTTTGTTGCAATTGAACTTCCTGCCGAAGTTAGGGATATTGTTTGGAGTAGCACAAAACCTGTTTTAGGTTCGCTTAAATCATTAGTGAAATGGGTTCCCCCTGAGAATATGCATTTAACATTGCGATTTTTAGGAGGGATAACCCTCAGTATGAGTGAAAAATTAAGGTCAAACCTTAAAAAGGTTTCAATTCAATTTGCCCCCATAACATTTAGATTGAGTACTTCAGGTGTTTTCCCATCATGGAGGGAGCCAAGGGTATTATGGGTCGGTTTAGATGTTGTAAAAGGAGACTTAAATTTATTGCAGAGGAGAGTTGAGCAGGAAGCACAAATAATTGGCTTACCTCAAGAAAAACAAAGATTTCATCCTCACATTACAGTAGGTAGAGTTCGAACACCTTCTCCATTTATATCTAATACATGGAAAAATGTTAAAATACAATCAACACCTGAATTTGTTGTAAATCAAATCACACTATTTAAAAGCATCTTAAATCCAAATGGTGCAATTTATGAAGTTGTAGATACATTTCAATTTAATCAAGGAGAATAA
- a CDS encoding YggT family protein, with amino-acid sequence MFLRDLIYTLFTLYMLAILAVWLGPYIDFDLRQRRWGLWIVKIVEPIIQIIRKNLPYIGPFNWAPIIALLLVWLLRKIIVGI; translated from the coding sequence TTGTTTCTTCGCGATTTAATATATACCTTATTTACATTATATATGCTTGCAATTTTAGCTGTTTGGTTGGGTCCGTATATTGATTTTGACTTGAGACAACGAAGATGGGGGCTCTGGATTGTGAAAATTGTCGAACCCATTATCCAAATCATAAGAAAAAATCTTCCTTATATAGGTCCTTTCAATTGGGCTCCTATTATTGCGTTGTTGCTTGTCTGGCTACTTAGAAAAATTATTGTGGGGATTTAA